One Puntigrus tetrazona isolate hp1 unplaced genomic scaffold, ASM1883169v1 S000000284, whole genome shotgun sequence genomic region harbors:
- the LOC122333577 gene encoding ras-related protein Rab-37 translates to MDQISAASVAYNQDLTHKTILVGDSGVGKTSLLVQFDQGKFIPGSFSATVGIGFTNKVVTADELKVRLQIWDTAGQERFRSVTHAYYRDAQALLLLYDITSKSSFDNTRAWLTEIHEYAQDDVVIMLLGNKSDMTGSRVIRREDGEKLAREYGVIFLETSAKTGLNVDEAFMTVAKELVRRFGPAASGAQVSSLHDVLQPEKETSSCCGFLAEKRAAAVPSLTQTSSLRVAPS, encoded by the exons ATGGATCAGATCAGCGCAGCGAGCGTCGCTTATAATCAGGATTTAACACACAAG ACCATCCTGGTGGGAGACAGCGGAGTGGGAAAGACGTCTCTGCTGGTTCAGTTTGATCAAGGGAAGTTCATCCCCGGCTCGTTTTCCGCAACGGTGGGGATCGGATTCACG AATAAAGTGGTGACGGCGGACGAGCTGAAGGTGAGGTTACAG ATCTGGGACACGGCGGGACAGGAGAGGTTCCGGAGCGTCACACACGCCTACTACAGAGACGCTCAGG CTCTTCTCCTGCTCTATGACATCACCAGCAAGTCCTCCTTCGACAACACCAGG GCGTGGCTCACCGAGATCCACGAATATGCTCAGGACGATGTGGTCATCATGTTGCTTGGCAACAAG TCAGACATGACCGGCTCCAGAGTCATCAGACGAGAAGACGGAGAGAAGCTCGCCAGA gaataCGGAGTCATTTTCCTAGAGACCAGCGCCAAAACAGGACTCAACGTGGACGAGGCCTTCATGACGGTGGCAAA AGAGCTGGTCAGACGCTTCGGTCCAGCTGCAAGTGGAGCCCAGGTTTCATCTCTCCACGACGTGCTGCAGCCGGAGAAAGAGACGTCCAGCTGCTGCGGCTTCTTAGCTGAAAAGAGAGCGGCGGCAGTCCCGAGTTTAACACAAACCTCCTCACTCAGAGTCGCCCCAAGCA
- the LOC122333584 gene encoding leucine zipper putative tumor suppressor 2 homolog, with protein sequence MALVQSLPVSIDHPGPGLDPRLHPASPPLMGAMGAVSSVMQSHVTYPDRANIEVSTNFRKGTPGSGRLLAETSQGSRTPSSKRRAMAGRAKGFGTRSYSHEDLIRDWNDNHLELASTGGDGPPKLVPVSGQLERNVQQAIIRPTAFKPVVPRSRNGLQYLSPRLGAGLSGSQGNLSTFSPEDEDEVSVTTERRSSYSGARNALFSQSFTLTDTARHSLTNLQSEAGKHHGHSNSDSGRSSSSKSSGSLSGRGPLLTDPLTPPPVQAYETIVRDLEDKLRDRDLELQRLRDNLDENEAAICQVYEERQKRTELEIEEFRQTCAAKMQKASHKAQREQQLLQLQVFQLQQEKKKQQEDMNQLLQERQRLEERCASFEREHTQLGPRLEETKWEVCQKSGEISLLKQQLKDLQADLAQRVGELVTLRGQLREVRGELQTSQIQLQEALAGSRTRTLELEVCENELQRRKSENELLRDKMSRLEEESSHLRLSAGDADELQASKEQAERLRAELAYERQSSSNRAAAFESERKSWEEEKDKVIRYQKQLQQNYVQMYKRNRDLERSLRQLSLELESREQDDDSSGNEVTFDDVAATEI encoded by the exons ATGGCGCTGGTCCAGTCTCTCCCCGTGTCCATTGACCATCCTGGACCAGGCCTGGACCCGCGCCTCCATCCCGCCTCGCCTCCTCTGATGGGAgcgatgggtgccgtcagcagCGTGATGCAGAGCCACGTCACTTATCCCGACCGGGCAAACATAGAGGTCAGCACCAACTTCCGTAAGGGCACGCCGGGCTCTGGACGCCTGCTGGCCGAAACCTCGCAGGGAAGCCGGACTCCGTCCAGCAAGAGGAGGGCCATGGCCGGACGAGCCAAAGGCTTCGGGACTCGCTCGTATTCACACGAGGACTTGATAAGAGACTGGAACGACAATCACTTGGAGCTGGCTTCCACTGGAGGAGACGGACCTCCCAAACTGGTTCCAGTGTCTGGACAATTAGAAAGA AACGTTCAGCAGGCCATAATCAGACCCACTGCCTTCAAACCCGTGGTCCCTCGGAGCCGGAACGGGCTTCAGTACCTGTCCCCGCGGCTCGGAGCCGGCCTGTCGGGCAGCCAGGGAAACCTCAGCACGTTTTCTCCAGAAGACGAAGACGAGGTGTCCGTGACGACGGAGCGGCGCAGCTCTTACAGCGGAGCTCGAAACGCTTTGTTCAGTCAGTCCTTCACCCTGACGGACACGGCCCGGCACTCCCTGACCAACCTCCAGAGCGAGGCCGGAAAACACCACGGACACTCCAACTCCGACAGCGGCCGCTCCTCGTCCAGCAAGAGCTCGGGGTCCCTGAGCGGCCGGGGCCCGCTGCTGACCGACCCGCTGACCCCGCCGCCCGTCCAGGCCTACGAGACCATCGTCAGAGACCTGGAGGACAAGCTGAGGGACAGAGACCTGGAGCTGCAGCGGCTCCGAGACAACCTGGACGAGAACGAAGCGGCCATCTGTCAG GTGTACGAGGAGCGTCAGAAGCGCACCGAGCTGGAGATAGAGGAGTTCAGGCAGACCTGCGCCGCTAAGATGCAGAAGGCGTCTCACAAGGCTCAGCGCGAGCAGCAGCTCCTGCAGCTCCAGGTGTttcagctgcagcaggagaagaagaagcagcAGGAGGACATGAACCAGCTCCTGCAGGAGCGTCAGAGGCTGGAGGAGCGCTGCGCCTCCTTCGAGAGAGAACACACTCAGCTCGGGCCCAGGCTGGAGGAGACCAAGTGGGAG GTGTGCCAGAAGTCTGGGGAGATTTCTCTGCTGAAGCAGCAGCTGAAGGACCTGCAGGCCGATCTGGCGCAGCGCGTCGGAGAGCTGGTGACGTTACGAGGACAGCTGCGAGAGGTTCGAGGCGAGCTGCAGACGAGTCAGATTCAGCTGCAGGAGGCGCTCGCGGGCTCTCGCACGCGGACGCTGGAGCTGGAGGTCTGCGAGAACGAACTGCAGCGCCGCAAGAGCGAGAACGAGCTGCTCCGGGACAAAATGAGCCGTCTGGAAGAAGAGTCGTCTCACCTGCGGCTGAGCGCCGGCGACGCCGACGAACTCCAAGCCTCCAAGGAGCAGGCGGAGCGGCTGAGGGCGGAGCTGGCGTACGAGCGCCAGAGCTCGTCCAATCGGGCGGCGGCGTTCGAGAGCGAGAGGAAGAGCTgggaggaggagaaggacaaAGTGATTCGCTATCAGAAACAGCTGCAGCAGAACTACGTGCAGATGTACAAAAGAAACCGAGATCTGGAGCGATCGCTCCGACAGCTCAGCCTCGAGCTGGAGTCACGAGAACAGGACGACGACAGCAGCGGGAACGAAGTCACCTTCGACGACGTCGCCGCCACCGAGATCTGA